Proteins from a genomic interval of Rosa chinensis cultivar Old Blush chromosome 2, RchiOBHm-V2, whole genome shotgun sequence:
- the LOC112186518 gene encoding protein BRICK 1, producing the protein MARAGGITNAVNVGIAVQADWENREFISHISLNVRRLFDFLVQFEATTKSKLASLNEKLDTLERKLELLEVQVGTASANPSLFARDV; encoded by the exons ATGGCTCGAGCAGGAGGCATCACAAACGCAGTGAATGTAGGAATCGCCGTCCAAGCTGATTGGGAAAACCGCGAGTTCATCTCCCACATTTCTCTCAACGTCCGCCGCCTCTTCGATTTCCTTGTCCAATTCG AGGCTACAACAAAGAGCAAATTGGCATCACTGAATGAGAAGCTTGATACTTTGGAACGGAAGCTAGAGCTCCTTGAAGTTCAAGTGGGTACTGCATCAGCTAACCCTTCTCTTTTTGCTCGTGATGTTTAG
- the LOC112186517 gene encoding probable cytosolic oligopeptidase A, with the protein MLMATRVILSRSVSPLLLKRAPYPHFTPKRLPKSHPCPLWSSSFSFCLTLLPKPTPTSPPFNSRRPRSSLSMAASAAVDESLSSNPLLRDFDFPPFDVVDASHVRPGIRALLKKLESDLEELERTVEPNWPKLVVPLEKIVDRLTVVWGVVNHLKAVKDSSELRAAIEEVQPEKVKFYLRLGQSKPIYNAFKAIQDSPDWKTLSDAQKRIVENQIKEAVLSGVALEDDKREAFNKIEQELERLSQKFGENVLDATKKFEKLITDKKEIDGLPATALGLAAQTAVSKGHENATAENGPWVFTLDGPSFLSVMQHARNRSLREEIYRAYVTRASSGELDNTAIIDSILKLRLEKAKLLNYNNYAEVSMATKMATVEKAEELLEKLRSASWKAGVQDMEDLKNFCKSQDAPEADDLNHWDISFWSERLRESKFDINEEELRPYFSLPKVMDGLFSLANKIFGIDIEPADGLAPVWNNDVRFYRVKDSFGDPIAYFYFDPYTRPSEKRGGAWMDEVLARSSVLSRDGTSPRLPVAHMVCNQSPPVGDKPSLMTFREVETVFHEFGHALQHMLTKQDEGLVAGIRGVEWDAVELPSQFMENWCYHRDTLMSIAKHYETAETLPEEVFLKLLAARTFRAGSLSLRQIRFAIVDLKLHTDYIPGGSESIYDVDQRVSEKTQVIPPLPEDRFLCGFSHIFAGGYAAGYYSYKWAEVLSADAFSAFEDAGLDNSKAVKETGSKFRETILALGGGKAPLDVFVEFRGREPSPEPLLRHNGLLQVATA; encoded by the exons ATGCTCATGGCAACTCGCGTCATTCTCTCCCGCTCAGTCTCCCCACTCCTCCTCAAGCGAGCTCCTTATCCCCATTTTACCCCTAAACGCTTACCCAAATCCCATCCCTGTCCCCTCTGGtcgtcttccttctccttctgcctcactctcctccctaaaccCACCCCCACATCCCCTCCCTTCAACTCCCGACGACCTCGCTCTTCCCTCTCAATGGCCGCCTCTGCTGCCGTCGACGAATCTCTCTCCTCCAATCCTCTCCTCCGGGACTTCGACTTCCCTCCCTTCGACGTCGTTGACGCCTCGCACGTGCGACCTGGAATTCGAGCCCTATTGAAGAAGCTC GAGTCTGATTTGGAGGAGTTGGAGCGCACGGTGGAGCCTAACTGGCCGAAGCTGGTGGTGCCGTTGGAGAAGATCGTTGACCGGTTGACTGTGGTTTGGGGAGTCGTCAACCACCTCAAAGCTGTTAAGGACTCGTCGGAGCTTCGTGCTGCTATTGAAGAAGTGCAA CCGGAGAAAGTGAAGTTTTATCTTAGGTTGGGACAAAGCAAGCCGATTTACAATGCGTTTAAAGCAATTCAAGACTCTCCTGATTGGAAGACATTGAGTGATGCTCAGAAACGTATAGTTGAAA ACCAAATAAAGGAGGCAGTTCTTAGTGGAGTTGCCCTTGAGGATGATAAAAGAGAGGCTTTTAACAAAATTGAACAG GAACTAGAAAGACTGTCTCAAAAATTTGGGGAGAATGTTCTGGATGCCACAAAGAAATTTGAAAAGTTAATCACCGATAAGAAAGAAATTGATGGATTGCCAGCTACTGCTCTAGGATTGGCTGCACAAACAGCAGTGTCAAAG GGGCATGAAAATGCGACTGCTGAGAATGGGCCTTGGGTATTTACATTAGACGGTCCAAGTTTTCTCTCTGTTATGCAACATGCTCGAAACCGGTCTTTGCGTGAGGAAATATACCGTGCTTATGTAACTCGTGCATCTAGTGGAGAGCTGGATAATACTGCAATTATTGACTCAATCTTGAAGCTTAGGTTGGAAAAGGCGAAGCTTCTGAATTACAACAACTATGCTGAG GTAAGCATGGCAACCAAAATGGCTACTGTTGAAAAAGCAGAAGAGCTTCTAGAGAAACTTCGAAGTGCTTCTTGGAAGGCTGGAGTTCAAG ATATGGAAGACCTTAAGAATTTCTGCAAAAGCCAAGATGCTCCAGAAGCTGATGATTTGAACCACTGGGACATTAGCTTTTGGAGTGAGAGGCTTCGGGAGTCCAAATTTGATATCAACGAG GAAGAATTGCGCCCCTATTTCTCCTTGCCAAAGGTTATGGATGGCCTGTTTAGCCTAGCGAACAAGATTTTTGGAATTGACATTGAACCAGCCGATGGTTTAGCTCCG GTTTGGAACAATGATGTTAGATTCTATCGTGTCAAAGATTCTTTTGGGGATCCTATTGCATATTTTTACTTCGATCCCTATACTCGTCCATCTGAGAAAAGGGGAGGTGCGTGGATGGATGAAGTACTTGCTAGGAGCAGTGTATTGTCACGTGATGGTACCTCTCCAAGGTTGCCTGTGGCACACATGGTATGCAATCAATCACCACCAGTGGGAGACAAACCCAGCTTGATGACCTTCCGCGAG GTTGAGACCGTCTTCCATGAATTTGGTCATGCACTTCAGCATATGCTGACTAAGCAAGATGAGGGTCTTGTTGCTGGTATCCGGGGGGTAGAGTGGGATGCTGTTGAATTGCCCTCACAGTTCATGGAAAATTGGTGTTACCACAG AGACACTTTAATGAGCATTGCTAAGCATTATGAAACTGCGGAAACCCTTCCAGAAGAAGTATTCCTGAAGCTTCTTGCAGCTAGGACTTTTCGTGCCGGCTCCCTAAGCCTTCGACAG ataagatttgcaattgtagatCTGAAGCTGCACACGGATTACATACCTGGTGGGTCAGAATCCATTTATGATGTTGATCAGAGGGTTAGTGAAAAAACACAAGTGATCCCCCCACTTCCAGAAGATAGGTTCCTTTGTGGTTTCAGCCATATCTTTGCAG GTGGATATGCAGCTGGGTACTATAGTTACAAG TGGGCTGAGGTCTTGTCTGCTGATGCTTTCTCTGCATTTGAGGATGCTGGATTGGATAATAGCAAG GCTGTAAAAGAAACCGGAAGCAAGTTCCGAGAAACGATCCTTGCTCTTGGAGGCGGGAAAGCACCGCTGGAC GTTTTTGTGGAATTCCGAGGACGTGAGCCTTCACCGGAGCCACTGCTCAGGCACAATGGCCTATTACAAGTTGCTACTGCATGA
- the LOC112190380 gene encoding serine hydroxymethyltransferase, mitochondrial, translating to MALALALRRLSSSVDKPIRPLFNATSHYYMSSLPNEAVYEKEKNGVSWPKQLNAPLEAVDPEIADIIEHEKARQWKGLELIPSENFTSVSVMQAVGSVMTNKYSEGYPGARYYGGNEFIDMAETLCQKRALEAFRLDPAKWGVNVQPLSGSPANFHVYTALLKPHDRIMALDLPHGGHLSHGYQTDTKKISAVSIFFETMPYRLDESSGYIDYDQLEKSATLFRPKLIVAGASAYARLYDYARIRKVCDKQKAILLADMAHISGLVAAGVIPSPFEYADVVTTTTHKSLRGPRGAMIFFRKGLKETNKQGKEVFYDYEDKINQAVFPGLQGGPHNHTITGLAVALKQATTPEYKAYQEQVLSNCSRFAQSLNEKGYDLVSGGTENHLVLVNLKNKGIDGSRVEKVLEAVHIAANKNTVPGDVSAMVPGGIRMGTPALTSRGFVEEDFAKVADFFDAAVKLAVKVKGEAKGTKLKDFLAALPAPHFQSEIAKLRHDVEEYAKQFPTIGFEKETMKYKN from the exons ATGGCACTGGCATTGGCCCTTCGCAGGCTTTCCTCTTCTGTGGACAAGCCCATTCGTCCTCTCTTCAATGCCACGTCTCACTATTACATG TCATCTTTGCCCAATGAAGCTGTCtatgagaaggagaagaacgGTGTCAGT TGGCCTAAGCAACTGAATGCTCCATTGGAGGCTGTGGATCCTGAGATTGCTGACATCATTGAGCACGAGAAAGCCAGGCAATGGAAG GGCCTAGAACTGATACCTTCAGAGAACTTCACATCAGTCTCTGTGATGCAAGCAGTTGGGTCAGTCATGACCAACAAATACAGTGAAGGGTATCCTGGGGCAAGATACTATGGAGGAAATGA GTTCATTGACATGGCAGAAACCTTGTGCCAGAAACGTGCTTTGGAAGCTTTTCGGTTGGACCCAGCAAAATGGGGAG TCAACGTGCAGCCTTTGTCAGGATCTCCAGCTAATTTTCATGTTTACACTGCATTGTTAAAACCTCATGATAGAATCATGGCTCTTGATCTTCCTCATGGTGGTCATCTTTCTCATGGTTATCAG ACTGACACCAAAAAGATATCAGCTGTGTCAATCTTTTTTGAGACAATGCCATACAGATTGGATGAGAGCAGTGGTTACATTGACTACGACCAG TTGGAGAAAAGTGCCACTCTCTTCAGGCCAAAATTAATAGTTGCTGGTGCTAGTGCTTATGCACGTTTGTATGATTACGCACGCATTCGCAAG GTATGCGACAAACAAAAAGCTATCCTGTTGGCAGATATGGCACATATCAGTGGGTTGGTTGCAGCTGGTGTCATCCCATCTCCTTTTGAGTATGCAGATGTAGTGACCACCACAACACACAAGTCACTTCGTGGCCCTCGTGGTGCCATGATTTTCTTCAGGAAGGGTCTAAAAGAGACTAACAAACAAGGGAAAGAG GTGTTTTATGACTACGAagacaaaatcaatcaagctgtCTTTCCTGGGCTTCAAGGTGGTCCACACAACCACACCATCACTGGTTTGGCAGTTGCACTGAAACAG GCTACTACTCCAGAGTACAAAGCCTATCAAGAGCAAGTTCTCAGTAATTGCTCAAGATTTGCACAG TCATTGAATGAGAAGGGCTATGATCTTGTTTCTGGCGGAACTGAGAACCATTTAGTTTTGGTGAATTTGAAGAACAAG GGCATTGACGGCTCCAGGGTTGAAAAGGTGTTGGAAGCTGTTCACATTGCAGCCAACAAAAACACTGTTCCTGGAGATGTGTCTGCCATGGTTCCTGGTGGCATCAGGATGG GAACTCCGGCTCTTACTTCTAGGGGATTTGTTGAGGAGGATTTCGCTAAAGTTGCAGATTTTTTTGATGCTGCTGTGAAGTTGGCAGTGAAGGTCAAGGGGGAAGCCAAAG GAACGAAGTTGAAGGACTTCTTGGCAGCACTGCCTGCCCCTCACTTTCAGTCTGAAATTGCAAAGCTCCGCCATGATGTCGAGGAGTATGCCAAGCAATTTCCTACAATTGGATTTGAGAAGGAAACGATGAAGTACAAGAACTGA
- the LOC112183892 gene encoding uncharacterized protein LOC112183892, with amino-acid sequence MDTDIGVSQPSIEAEVQHGDASTRYKGIRVDCSRNYTNEFTTHQIFESKAALLQWIHTTGKKNNCVIVIERSDSANWGNKKRKPKIRFCCERSGKYRKFKGKIKMDGEDIHKFQVDINKSNEQRPRLTATKKCQCPFLLKAFNIGADEWILEVACGVHNHVAPSYLEGHSYAGRLTREEQDLLVNMSKSLIRPKDILADIKSKDPSNTSTLRTIYNARHVASVRARAGRTQMQQLLKNLHDHQYIEHHRNVDHVVTDLFWCHPFSL; translated from the exons ATGGATACTGATATTGGTGTTTCTCAGCCCTCAATTGAG GCTGAAGTCCAGCATGGTGATGCCTCTACTAGATATAAAGGAATTAGAGTAGATTGTTCACGTAATTATACTAATGAGTTCACAACGCATCAG ATTTTTGAAAGTAAGGCTGCATTACTTCAATGGATCCATACAACaggaaagaaaaacaattgtgtgattgtgattgaGAGATCTGATTCAGCAAATTGGGGTAATAAGAAGAGGAAACCAAAAATAAGATTTTGTTGTGAGAGAAGTGGCAAATACAGAAAGTTTAAGGGGAAGATCAAGATGGATGGCGAAGATATCCACAAGTTTCAAGTAGATATTAACAAGTCTAATGAACAACGCCCAAGGTTGACTGCAACAAAGAAATGTCAATGTCCATTCTTATTGAAAGCCTTCAACATTGGTGCAGATGAGTGGATACTTGAGGTTGCATGTGGAGTACACAATCATGTTGCCCCATCATATCTTGAAGGTCATTCTTATGCAGGACGGTTAACTAGAGAAGAACAAGACTTGTTGGTAAATATGTCCAAAAGTTTAATCAGACCCAAAGATATACTAGCTGATATTAAGAGCAAAGATCCAAGTAATACATCAACGTTGAGAACAATATACAATGCTAGGCATGTTGCTAGTGTTAGAGCTAGGGCAGGCAGAACTCAGATGCAACAGTTGCTCAAGAACTTGCATGACCATCAGTATATTGAGCATCATAGGAATGTAGATCATGTGGTCACCGACTTATTTTGGTGTCATCCCTTTAGTCTTTAG